Proteins encoded in a region of the Phacochoerus africanus isolate WHEZ1 chromosome 8, ROS_Pafr_v1, whole genome shotgun sequence genome:
- the ISG15 gene encoding ubiquitin-like protein ISG15, which yields MGRELKVKMLGGKEILVPLRDCMMASDLKQQIAREIGVPAFQQRLAHPAGNVLQDGVPLVNQGLGPGSTVLLMVQSFRDPLSILVRNDRGRSNAYEVRLTQTVAELKQQVCQQEGAQADQFWLTFEGKPMEDEHQLGEYDLKPMCTVYMNLRLRGGGAGPGERPTEC from the exons ATG GGTAGGGAACTGAAGGTGAAGATGCTGGGAGGCAAGGAGATCCTGGTGCCCTTGAGGGACTGCATGATGGCATCAGACCTGAAGCAGCAGATCGCCCGGGAGATCGGTGTGCCTGCCTTCCAGCAGCGTCTGGCCCACCCAGCCGGCAATGTGCTTCAGGATGGGGTGCCCCTGGTCAACCAGGGCCTGGGCCCAGGCAGCACGGTCCTGTTGATGGTGCAGAGCTTCAGAGACCCACTGAGCATCCTGGTGAGGAACGACAGGGGTCGCAGCAACGCCTATGAGGTCCGGCTGACGCAGACAGTGGCTGAGCTCAAGCAGCAGGTGTGTCAGCAGGAGGGCGCGCAAGCCGACCAGTTCTGGCTGACTTTCGAGGGGAAGCCCATGGAGGATGAGCACCAGCTGGGGGAGTATGACCTCAAGCCTATGTGCACCGTGTACATGAATCTGCGCctgcgggggggtggggcagggccaggggagcGCCCCACCGAGTGCTAG
- the HES4 gene encoding transcription factor HES-4, protein MPADTPGKPRASPLAGAPASASRTPNKPRSAAEPRKSSKPVMEKRRRARINESLAQLKTLILDALRKESSRHSKLEKADILEMTVRHLQSLRRVQVTAALSADPAVLGKYRAGFNECLAEVNRFLVGCEGVPAEVRSRLLGHLAACLSQLGPPRRPVPPSLVAEALAPDVYAGRPPQPDFDSPFPPPPRPGAAFALPILPGRTGAPLAAAGAGAGPQGQGVPWRPWLR, encoded by the exons ATGCCTGCAGACACCCCGGGGAAGCCGAGAGCCTCGCCGCTGGCAGGAGCGCCGGCCAGCGCCAGCCGAACCCCGAACAAGCCCCGGAGCGCGGCCGAGCCCCGAAAG TCCTCCAAGCCCGTCATGGAGAAGCGGCGTCGAGCGCGCATCAATGAGAGCCTCGCCCAGCTCAAGACCCTCATCCTGGACGCCCTCAGGAAAGAG AGTTCCCGCCACTCGAAGCTTGAGAAGGCGGACATCCTGGAGATGACCGTGAGGCACCTGCAGAGCCTGCGGCGCGTGCAGGTGACAG CCGCCCTCAGCGCCGACCCCGCGGTCCTGGGCAAATACCGCGCGGGCTTCAACGAGTGTCTGGCCGAGGTGAACCGATTCCTGGTCGGCTGTGAGGGCGTCCCGGCCGAAGTGCGTTCTCGCTTGCTCGGCCATCTGGCCGCCTGCCTCAGCCAGCTGGGGCCCCCGCGCCGCCCGGTTCCTCCGTCCCTTGTTGCGGAAGCCCTGGCGCCGGACGTCTACGCGGGCCGACCGCCGCAGCCGGACTTCGACAGCCCTTTCCCCCCGCCGCCGCGCCCCGGGGCGGCCTTCGCGCTGCCGATCCTGCCGGGCCGGACTGGGGCGCCCCTCGCCGccgccggggccggggccgggccgcAGGGCCAGGGCGTGCCCTGGAGGCCGTGGCTACGGTGA